One stretch of Caloenas nicobarica isolate bCalNic1 chromosome 2, bCalNic1.hap1, whole genome shotgun sequence DNA includes these proteins:
- the YTHDF3 gene encoding YTH domain-containing family protein 3, whose amino-acid sequence MSATSVDQRPKGQGNKVSVQNGSIHQKDAVNDDDFEPYLSSQTNQSNSYPPMSDPYMPSYYAPSIGFPYSLGEAAWSTAGDPPMPYLTTYGQMSNGEHHYIPDGVFSQPGALGNTPPFLGQHGFNFFPGNADFSTWGTSGSQGQSTQSSAYSSSYGYPPSSLGRAIADGQAGFGSDTLSKVPGISSIEQGMTGLKIGGDMTAAVTKTVGSALSSTGMTSIAANSVPPVSSSAPKPTSWAAIARKPAKPQPKLKPKGNVGIGGPAVPPPPIKHNMNIGTWDDKGSVVKAPPAQTVLPPQTIIQQPQPLIQPPPLVQSQLPQQQPQPQQPQQQQGPQQQAQPHQLQQQQLQNRWVAPRNRGVGFSQNNGAASENFGLGVVSVSSSPSGVEVHPVLEKLKAINNYNPKDFDWNLKNGRVFIIKSYSEDDIHRSIKYSIWCSTEHGNKRLDAAYRSLNGKGPLYLLFSVNGSGHFCGVAEMKSVVDYNAYAGVWSQDKWKGKFDVKWIFVKDVPNNQLRHIRLENNDNKPVTNSRDTQEVPLEKAKQVLKIIATFKHTTSIFDDFAHYEKRQEEEEAMRRERNRNKQ is encoded by the exons ATGTCAGCCACCAGCGTCGACCAG AGACCTAAAGGACAGGGAAACAAAG TTTCAGTACAAAACGGTTCGATTCATCAAAAGGATGCAGTAAATGATGATGATTTTGAGCCATATCTAAGTAGTCAGACAAATCAG agTAACAGCTATCCACCAATGTCAGACCCATATATGCCTAGTTATTATGCTCCATCCATTGGATTTCCATACTCTTTAGGTGAAGCAGCATGGTCAACTGCAGGTGACCCTCCAATGCCATACTTGACAACTTATGGACAGATGAGTAATGGTGAACACCATTACATACCCGATGGTGTATTTAGTCAACCTGGGGCATTAGGAAATACCCCTCCATTTCTTGGGCAGcatggatttaatttttttcctgggaatgCAGACTTCTCTACGTGGGGGACAAGTGGATCTCAGGGACAATCAACGCAAAGCTCTGCTTACAGCAGCAGCTATGGTTATCCACCTAGTTCTCTTGGGAGGGCCATAGCAGATGGACAGGCTGGATTTGGCAGTGATACTCTGAGCAAGGTGCCTGGGATTAGCAGCATTGAGCAAGGCATGACTGGACTGAAAATTGGTGGAGATATGACGGCTGCTGTGACAAAAACCGTAGGTTCAGCTCTGAGCAGTACAGGTATGACAAGCATTGCAGCAAACAGCGTGCCCCCAGTTAGCAGTTCAGCACCTAAACCAACCTCGTGGGCTGCCATTGCAAGGAAGCCTGCTAAACCTCAGCCGAAACTGAAGCCTAAAGGTAATGTGGGCATTGGGGGCCCTGCTGTACCACCACCACCTATAAAACACAACATGAATATTGGAACTTGGGATGACAAAGGGTCAGTGGTAAAAGCACCCCCGGCCCAAACAGTACTGCCTCCTCAGACTATAATCCAGCAGCCTCAGCCATTAATTCAACCACCACCACTGGTGCAAAGCCAACTGCCTCAACAGCAGCCTCAGCCACAGCAACCACAACAGCAACAAGGACCTCAGCAGCAGGCCCAGCCTCACCAGttgcagcagcaacagctgcaAAACCGCTGGGTAGCTCCTCGTAATCGGGGTGTGGGCTTCAGCCAGAACAATGGAGCTGCTAGTGAGAACTTTGGTTTAGGTGTTGTATCCGTCAGCTCCTCACCATCTGGTGTGGAGGTGCACCCAGTGCTGGAGAAACTAAAGGCCATAAACAACTACAATCCCAAAGACTTCGATTGGAATCTGAAGAACGGACGTGTGTTTATAATCAAAAGTTATTCAGAGGACGATATTCATCGCTCCATTAAGTACTCTATCTGGTGTAGTACTGAACATGGTAATAAGCGCTTGGATGCTGCGTACCGTTCCCTGAATGGAAAAGGCCCACTCTATTTACTCTTCAGTGTGAATGGCAGTGGACACTTTTGTGGAGTGGCTGAGATGAAGTCTGTTGTGGACTACAATGCATATGCTGGTGTCTGGTCTCAGGATAAGTGGAAGGGGAAGTTTGATGTCAAATGGATCTTTGTCAAAGACGTTCCCAATAACCAACTGCGGCATATTCGCTTGgaaaacaatgacaacaaacCAGTTACCAATTCAAGGGACACTCAAGAGGTACCCTTAGAAAAAGCCAAGCAAGTGCTTAAAATAATTGCTACTTTCAAGCATACCACCTCAATCTTTGATGACTTTGCACATTATGAGAAGCgtcaagaggaggaggaagccaTGCGTAGG